Proteins co-encoded in one Kribbella solani genomic window:
- a CDS encoding serine hydrolase domain-containing protein, with protein MDLQDVVQRRIDELAETELGLQVTAYKDGELVVDAVAGVPRDGLYFAASTGKGASATVANVLVDRGVLDYDAPIAEIWPEFGARGKDHATLRHVLTHSVGLPALPPDATRASLADKNALAAYFADAEPWWEPGTKLTYHAETFGVLVGEIVRRATGRTISAVLKEILTPLGIENDVYFALPPDQAHRLVPLVEPEGTEETFAMLAEMFSRTIPAAVQPRAAVLNRPEVLAVEDPSCGILNAYGIATLYAGLIGPVNGVQLVRPESVPVITGPALVAPDELLGNPATMALGYPVGRFGSSAEESPASFGMPGMGGSVAWADTRSGVAFALTRTLFDPTGSGSALEIGNLVAKALC; from the coding sequence ATGGACCTTCAGGACGTGGTGCAACGCCGGATCGACGAGCTGGCCGAGACCGAACTCGGCTTGCAGGTCACGGCGTACAAGGACGGTGAGCTGGTGGTGGACGCGGTCGCCGGGGTACCGCGAGACGGGTTGTACTTCGCCGCGTCCACCGGCAAGGGCGCGTCCGCGACGGTGGCGAACGTGCTCGTGGATCGGGGCGTACTCGACTACGACGCCCCGATCGCGGAGATCTGGCCCGAGTTCGGCGCGCGTGGAAAGGACCACGCGACGCTGCGCCACGTACTGACCCACTCGGTCGGCCTGCCCGCGCTACCGCCGGACGCGACCCGGGCGTCGCTCGCCGACAAGAACGCCCTGGCCGCGTACTTCGCGGACGCCGAGCCATGGTGGGAGCCGGGTACGAAGCTGACGTACCACGCGGAGACGTTCGGCGTCCTGGTCGGCGAGATCGTCCGCCGCGCCACCGGCCGGACGATCTCGGCGGTACTGAAGGAGATCCTGACCCCACTCGGCATCGAGAACGACGTGTACTTCGCGCTTCCGCCCGATCAGGCACACCGGCTGGTACCTCTGGTCGAACCCGAAGGCACCGAGGAGACCTTCGCGATGCTGGCCGAGATGTTCAGCCGGACCATCCCGGCCGCCGTACAACCGCGCGCCGCCGTACTCAACCGGCCGGAAGTACTGGCCGTCGAGGACCCGTCCTGCGGGATTCTCAACGCGTACGGGATCGCCACCCTGTACGCCGGACTGATCGGCCCGGTGAACGGTGTCCAGCTGGTCCGCCCCGAGTCCGTACCGGTCATCACCGGCCCGGCGTTGGTGGCGCCGGACGAGCTGCTCGGCAACCCCGCGACGATGGCGCTCGGCTATCCGGTCGGCCGGTTCGGGTCGAGCGCGGAGGAGAGCCCGGCGTCGTTCGGGATGCCTGGCATGGGTGGCAGCGTCGCCTGGGCCGACACGCGCTCAGGCGTCGCGTTCGCGTTGACGCGGACGCTGTTCGACCCGACCGGGTCGGGCTCGGCGCTCGAGATCGGCAACCTGGTTGCGAAAGCCCTTTGCTGA
- a CDS encoding DNA polymerase ligase N-terminal domain-containing protein produces MPAQPIFVVQLHDARRRHYDIRLEVDGVLKSWAVPRGPSLDPVEKRLAVFTSDHDLEYASFEGVHREARYGSGAVIVWDAGVYTNLTRDDRRQLVDPAAAIERGHLKVQLHGLKLNGAWAFTRTGADWLLVKVKDADADPGLDLTVAEPRSVLSGLTIDEVAAS; encoded by the coding sequence ATGCCCGCCCAGCCGATCTTCGTGGTCCAGTTGCACGACGCCCGGCGCCGGCACTACGACATACGGCTCGAAGTGGACGGCGTGCTCAAGTCCTGGGCGGTGCCGCGCGGCCCGTCGCTGGACCCGGTGGAGAAACGGCTCGCGGTGTTCACCAGCGACCACGACCTGGAGTACGCGTCGTTCGAGGGCGTGCACCGGGAAGCGCGGTACGGCAGTGGTGCCGTGATCGTGTGGGACGCCGGCGTGTACACGAACCTGACCCGGGACGACCGCCGGCAGCTGGTCGATCCGGCGGCGGCGATCGAACGCGGGCACTTGAAAGTGCAACTGCACGGCCTGAAACTCAACGGCGCCTGGGCTTTCACCCGGACCGGCGCCGATTGGCTGCTGGTCAAGGTGAAGGACGCCGACGCCGATCCGGGGCTCGATCTGACCGTCGCCGAGCCCCGATCGGTGCTGAGTGGTCTAACCATCGACGAGGTGGCCGCCAGCTGA
- a CDS encoding discoidin domain-containing protein: MRKSAALLSGVLLAALLPLPANAEPPPIWTRDSSDRLFPYETRPAGASSTIDLYAARNETEAAQIAVRPTADVQNVSVATTPLTGPDGATLTDISVRREYLHPNVVDAYGGIETDGTGSKYYDALVENTPRTLAANVTQPYFYSVHVPTGAKPGVYTGSATVKSDAGNTTVPIRVTVYPATLPPTDQSNFKMDNWTTSAGWDYDGTIKAIPLQYGVKMYDVNWWRVIEAMAKNHARHRNNVVFADFQALLIPNTTIDAAGNYTFGWDTFDRFLKIYKDAGALQWIHTPHLLNGSTDSRGSEVETLQRAADGSTHMVTLPSGSPEATAYLNKVFPALKQHLDQLGLTNRFYMSANDETMKSVDTDAANWMYAIYRKYFPKPLLNEATYHIMNPPATVTADTPIVDLYENNVGYFQTRKQNGTELWMYNSGQPGGTYLNRLIKMYLNKTRLIPLLAWKAGATGYLHWGWNYWYDGTNTPIDTFDSAQTGDYFLIRPNKAAYDIYDSLRSEAQTDGIEDYELFTQLAATKPVLAKALANSLLMNSFTVDKSGVASDTVHRQVLDALAAGGNDQAYPYADDFSGGSQAWQSKGGNWSVSGGALTQTDTSRWDIVSGLKGRAYGDVSASVDLQIRGVNADGGDTNWAGIVIRNLNPTDFDSGYLIAQRNNGEVFVYRNGTALGKAQNPSYTAGQVTRLRVVARGTKLTVYAGPKQLLTVSDPNYTAGGIGLASGGVNVAFDNVRINPDVNPAEGSKVTTSSSYEQDGWGAQAAVDGQRTSDAASMGWTSDVGTTAQFDLDLGQVRSIGRVDLYPRTDGSNTGAGFPIDYKVEVSTNGSAWTTVANRTNQTRPSGVQTVPFATRDARYVRVTGTKLSQDPAGASRMQFAEVEATGGNLAAGRPVTASTSSEYPNEGWLRSNLTDGARQSRLWNSMGWTSESVPAGSPQSVRIDLGGPSLVNRIDLYGRTDGASTGQGFPIDYTVETSTDGTTWTPVASVTGAPQPGAGPVTYTFADRTARYVQVRGTQLRPDGEGGYRMQLAEVEVRQQPANLRRHRRH, from the coding sequence ATGCGCAAATCTGCGGCGCTGCTGTCCGGCGTGCTACTGGCGGCGCTGCTGCCGTTGCCGGCCAACGCCGAACCGCCCCCGATCTGGACCCGCGATTCGTCCGACCGCCTCTTCCCGTACGAGACCCGACCGGCCGGGGCGTCGTCGACGATCGACCTGTACGCGGCCCGCAACGAGACCGAGGCGGCACAGATCGCGGTCCGCCCGACCGCCGACGTCCAGAACGTCTCCGTCGCCACCACGCCGCTGACCGGCCCGGACGGCGCGACCCTGACCGACATCAGCGTCCGCCGCGAGTACCTGCATCCGAACGTCGTCGACGCGTACGGCGGCATCGAAACCGACGGCACCGGCTCGAAGTACTACGACGCGCTGGTCGAGAACACGCCGCGTACCTTGGCCGCGAACGTCACCCAGCCGTACTTCTACAGCGTGCACGTACCGACCGGCGCGAAGCCCGGCGTGTACACCGGATCGGCGACCGTGAAGAGCGACGCCGGCAACACGACCGTACCGATCCGGGTCACGGTCTACCCGGCAACGCTGCCGCCGACCGACCAGTCGAACTTCAAGATGGACAACTGGACCACTTCGGCCGGCTGGGACTACGACGGCACCATCAAGGCGATCCCGTTGCAGTACGGCGTAAAGATGTACGACGTGAACTGGTGGCGCGTGATCGAAGCGATGGCGAAGAACCACGCCCGGCATCGCAACAACGTGGTCTTCGCGGACTTCCAGGCCCTGCTGATCCCGAACACCACCATCGACGCGGCCGGGAACTACACCTTCGGCTGGGACACGTTCGACCGGTTCCTCAAGATCTACAAGGACGCCGGTGCGCTGCAGTGGATTCACACGCCGCACCTGCTGAACGGCAGCACGGACTCCCGCGGTTCCGAGGTCGAGACGCTGCAGCGCGCCGCGGACGGCTCGACCCACATGGTCACGCTGCCGAGCGGTTCGCCGGAAGCCACCGCGTACCTGAACAAGGTGTTCCCCGCGCTCAAGCAGCACCTGGACCAGCTCGGCCTGACCAACAGGTTCTACATGAGCGCGAACGACGAGACGATGAAGTCCGTCGACACCGACGCGGCCAACTGGATGTACGCGATCTACCGCAAGTACTTCCCGAAGCCGCTGCTGAACGAGGCCACTTACCACATCATGAACCCACCGGCCACGGTCACCGCGGACACGCCGATCGTGGATCTGTACGAGAACAACGTCGGCTACTTCCAGACCCGGAAGCAGAACGGCACCGAGCTCTGGATGTACAACTCCGGCCAGCCGGGCGGAACGTACCTGAACCGGCTGATCAAGATGTACCTCAACAAGACCAGGTTGATTCCGTTGCTGGCGTGGAAGGCCGGTGCGACCGGTTACCTGCATTGGGGCTGGAACTACTGGTACGACGGCACCAACACCCCGATCGACACCTTCGACAGCGCCCAGACCGGCGACTACTTCCTGATCCGGCCGAACAAGGCCGCTTACGACATCTACGACAGCCTCCGGAGCGAGGCTCAAACGGACGGTATCGAGGACTACGAACTGTTCACTCAGCTCGCCGCGACCAAGCCCGTACTGGCGAAGGCGCTGGCGAACTCACTGCTGATGAACTCGTTCACTGTAGACAAGTCAGGTGTCGCGTCGGACACCGTGCACCGCCAGGTCCTCGATGCGTTGGCTGCCGGCGGCAACGACCAGGCCTATCCGTACGCCGATGACTTCTCCGGTGGATCGCAGGCTTGGCAATCGAAGGGTGGCAACTGGTCCGTCTCGGGCGGCGCACTGACCCAGACCGACACGTCCCGCTGGGACATCGTCAGCGGCCTGAAGGGACGCGCGTACGGAGACGTGTCCGCATCCGTCGACCTGCAGATCCGTGGCGTCAATGCAGACGGCGGCGACACGAACTGGGCCGGCATCGTCATCCGCAACCTGAACCCGACCGACTTCGACAGCGGCTACCTGATTGCCCAGCGCAACAATGGCGAAGTCTTCGTGTATCGCAACGGAACAGCGCTCGGCAAGGCCCAGAACCCGAGCTACACCGCCGGCCAGGTCACCCGGCTGCGGGTGGTCGCGCGTGGCACCAAACTCACCGTGTACGCCGGACCGAAGCAACTCCTCACCGTCAGCGACCCGAACTACACCGCCGGCGGCATTGGCCTGGCCAGCGGCGGCGTGAACGTTGCCTTCGACAACGTACGGATCAACCCGGACGTCAACCCGGCCGAAGGTTCCAAGGTGACCACGTCATCGTCCTACGAGCAGGACGGCTGGGGCGCCCAGGCCGCCGTGGACGGGCAACGTACGTCGGACGCCGCGTCGATGGGCTGGACCAGCGACGTCGGCACCACCGCCCAGTTCGACCTCGACCTCGGCCAGGTCCGATCGATCGGCCGCGTCGACCTCTACCCACGGACCGACGGCAGCAACACCGGCGCGGGGTTCCCGATCGACTACAAGGTCGAGGTGTCCACGAACGGCTCCGCCTGGACAACAGTCGCGAACCGGACGAACCAGACACGGCCCAGCGGCGTACAGACAGTGCCATTCGCGACACGTGACGCCCGGTACGTACGCGTCACCGGAACCAAGTTGAGCCAAGACCCGGCCGGTGCATCACGGATGCAGTTCGCCGAAGTCGAGGCCACGGGCGGCAACCTCGCGGCCGGACGACCGGTCACGGCATCCACCTCATCGGAGTACCCGAATGAAGGCTGGCTGCGGTCCAACCTGACCGACGGCGCACGGCAGTCACGGCTGTGGAACTCCATGGGCTGGACCAGCGAGTCAGTACCGGCCGGATCGCCGCAGTCCGTACGGATCGACCTGGGCGGACCGAGCCTGGTGAACCGGATCGACCTGTACGGACGGACCGATGGCGCTAGCACCGGCCAAGGCTTCCCGATCGACTACACGGTCGAAACGTCCACCGACGGTACGACGTGGACGCCGGTCGCCTCAGTCACCGGTGCACCGCAACCTGGCGCCGGTCCGGTCACCTACACCTTCGCGGATCGCACCGCGCGGTACGTGCAGGTACGCGGTACCCAGCTCCGTCCTGACGGTGAAGGTGGCTACCGCATGCAACTTGCTGAAGTGGAGGTACGGCAACAGCCCGCCAACCTGCGGCGCCATCGACGGCACTGA
- a CDS encoding ricin-type beta-trefoil lectin domain protein — protein sequence MSTTRFRGRRVLLAVAALLTSAFLVVPQAQQAVAATNQFAGVNWADPRDNYADDPVVPSGLSTSDSYNTTYAKADAIIREFHTDLAANTVRLPINPYTVNGSYWSSYTGAIDAAVADGFKVILSYWEGAAHKDGLVDDADAYWAMWNNVTSKYANNSSVYFEPMNEPFGYSLSAWSDLVAKWISTYSTVPKNRIFVSGTGYNDNVTGVCADSRFDGTYLSLHHYGFWNSTQTSYSWWVSDFKNRIGSCASRTVLDEWGAPMTTGANYNGAINGDANIAYIQADSDTLRSLGMGSVYWPGLRNGDSYSMTTLGGSGTNLNLSVNNVTGMGRLRWSWGMDNPTAVVRGTGSNRCLDVPGYSTANGTQISIFDCNGGGNQQWAYTSSKSLVVYGNKCLDVDGASTSPGAKVQITDCNGGTNEQWNLNSDGTITGVQSGLCLDVTGAGTANGTAVSIYYCNGGSNQQWTRS from the coding sequence ATGTCCACTACCAGATTCCGCGGCCGACGGGTGTTACTCGCCGTCGCCGCACTGCTCACCAGCGCATTTCTCGTCGTACCCCAAGCCCAGCAGGCAGTTGCTGCCACGAACCAGTTCGCTGGTGTGAACTGGGCCGATCCCCGCGACAACTACGCCGACGACCCGGTCGTGCCCAGTGGGCTGTCGACGTCGGACAGCTACAACACCACGTACGCCAAGGCGGATGCGATCATCCGCGAGTTCCACACCGACCTGGCAGCCAACACGGTCCGGCTGCCGATCAACCCGTACACGGTCAACGGCTCGTACTGGAGCTCGTACACCGGAGCGATCGACGCCGCCGTCGCCGACGGGTTCAAGGTGATCCTCAGCTACTGGGAGGGCGCCGCGCACAAGGACGGCCTGGTCGACGACGCCGACGCGTACTGGGCGATGTGGAACAACGTCACCAGCAAGTACGCGAACAACAGCTCGGTGTACTTCGAGCCGATGAACGAACCGTTCGGGTACAGCCTCAGTGCCTGGTCGGATCTGGTCGCGAAGTGGATCAGCACGTACTCGACCGTGCCGAAGAACCGCATCTTCGTCAGCGGCACCGGGTACAACGACAACGTCACCGGTGTCTGCGCTGACAGCCGGTTCGACGGTACGTACCTGTCACTGCACCACTACGGGTTCTGGAACTCCACTCAGACCAGCTACTCCTGGTGGGTCAGCGACTTCAAGAACCGGATCGGCTCCTGCGCGTCCCGTACGGTGCTGGACGAGTGGGGCGCGCCGATGACCACCGGTGCGAACTACAACGGCGCTATCAACGGCGACGCCAACATCGCCTACATACAAGCGGATTCCGACACACTGCGATCGCTGGGTATGGGATCGGTCTACTGGCCCGGTCTACGCAACGGCGACAGCTACAGCATGACCACGCTCGGCGGTAGCGGTACCAATCTGAACCTGTCCGTCAACAACGTCACCGGCATGGGCAGGTTGCGGTGGTCGTGGGGCATGGACAACCCGACCGCGGTGGTCCGAGGTACCGGCTCCAACCGCTGCCTGGACGTACCCGGGTACTCCACTGCCAACGGCACCCAGATCAGCATCTTCGACTGCAACGGTGGCGGTAACCAGCAGTGGGCGTACACCTCGTCGAAGAGCCTCGTGGTGTACGGCAACAAGTGCCTCGACGTGGACGGCGCAAGTACCAGCCCAGGCGCCAAGGTACAGATCACGGACTGCAACGGCGGCACCAACGAGCAGTGGAACTTGAACAGTGACGGGACGATCACCGGGGTGCAGTCCGGTCTCTGTCTGGACGTCACCGGCGCTGGTACGGCCAACGGCACCGCAGTGAGCATCTACTACTGCAACGGCGGCTCGAACCAGCAGTGGACCCGCAGCTAA
- a CDS encoding discoidin domain-containing protein — protein sequence MRTSAALLSGVLLAALLPLPANAEPPSVWTHNSSDRLFPYDTRPAQASSTIDLYAARNETEAAQIAIRPTADVQNVSISTTPLTGPGGATLSDITVRREYLHPNVVPIGPGVEIEGTGSKYYDALVENTPRTLAANVTQPYHYSVHVPTGAKPGVYTGSATVKSSAGDTSVPIRITVYPSTLPPTNQSTFRMNNWTTSAGWDYDGTIKAIPLQYGVKMFDANWWRVIEAMARDHAKHRNNVVFADFQALLIPNTTIDTAGNYTFGWESFDRFLKIYKDAGALQWIHTPHLLNGTTDTHGPQLEMLQRAADGSTQMVPVQTGTPEATAYLNKVFAALKQHLDQLGLTDVFYMSANDETWAGADRDAANWMYAIYRKYFPKPLLNEAETNLLDPPATVTADTPRLDLYEDNVGYFQARKQAGNELWLYNCTVPRATYLNRFLMSYLANTRLTPLLAWKTGAVGYLHWGWNYWYDGTNTPIDTFDGAQTGDSFLVRPNKAAYDLYDSIRSEAQLDGIEDFELFTQLAATKPLLAKALANSLLTNSFTSDKSGVAVDTVHRQVLDALASGGADQVYPYADDFSGGSQSWRPKGGNWSVSGGALTQTDTSRWDIVDGLKARAYGDVAASVDLQIRGVNADGGDTNWAGIVIRNLNPTDFGSGYLIAQRNNGEVFVYRNGTALGKAQNPSYTAGQVTRLRVVARGSKLSVFAGRTPVLTVTDPTFTAGGIGLASGGVNVAFDNVRINPDVNPAEGSKVTTSSSYEQDGWGAQAAMDGQRTSDAGSMGWTSDVGTTAQFDLDLGKVRSIGRVDLYPRSDGSNTGAGFPIDYKVEVSADGSAWTTVATRTNQPRPSGVQTVPFAARDARYVRVTGTKLSQDPVGASRMQFAEVEVAGGNLAAGRPVTASTSSEYPNEGWLRSNLTDGARQSRLWNSMGWTSESVPAGSAQSVRVDLGGPSVVSKIDLYGRTDGASTGQGFPLDYTVETSTDGTNWTPVASVTGAPQPGAGPVSYSFPERTARYVQVRGTQLRPDGEGGYRMQLSELEVR from the coding sequence ATGCGTACATCCGCAGCCCTACTGTCCGGCGTACTACTGGCGGCGCTGCTGCCGCTGCCGGCCAACGCCGAACCACCCTCGGTCTGGACGCACAACTCGTCCGATCGGCTATTTCCCTACGACACCCGCCCGGCACAGGCATCTTCCACAATCGACCTGTACGCGGCGCGGAACGAGACTGAGGCCGCGCAAATCGCGATCCGCCCCACGGCCGACGTACAGAACGTGTCGATCAGCACGACTCCACTGACCGGACCCGGTGGCGCGACGTTGAGTGACATCACGGTCCGGCGCGAGTACTTACATCCGAATGTCGTTCCGATCGGGCCGGGTGTCGAAATCGAGGGCACCGGCTCGAAGTACTACGACGCGCTGGTCGAGAACACGCCGCGTACCTTGGCCGCGAACGTCACGCAGCCGTATCACTACAGCGTGCACGTACCGACCGGCGCGAAACCCGGCGTGTACACCGGATCGGCGACCGTGAAGAGCAGCGCCGGCGATACGTCCGTACCGATCCGGATCACTGTCTATCCGTCCACGCTGCCACCCACGAACCAGTCGACGTTCCGGATGAACAACTGGACCACCTCCGCCGGCTGGGACTACGACGGCACCATCAAGGCAATTCCCTTGCAGTACGGCGTAAAGATGTTCGACGCGAACTGGTGGCGCGTGATCGAAGCCATGGCCCGCGACCACGCGAAGCACCGGAACAACGTGGTGTTCGCGGACTTCCAGGCGTTGCTGATCCCGAACACCACGATCGACACCGCCGGGAACTACACCTTCGGCTGGGAAAGCTTCGACCGGTTCCTGAAGATCTACAAGGACGCCGGTGCGCTGCAGTGGATACACACGCCGCACCTGCTGAACGGGACTACGGACACCCACGGCCCGCAGCTCGAGATGCTGCAGCGTGCTGCTGACGGCTCCACCCAGATGGTCCCAGTGCAAACAGGTACGCCGGAGGCGACCGCGTACTTGAACAAGGTGTTCGCCGCACTGAAGCAGCACCTGGACCAGCTTGGTCTGACCGACGTCTTCTACATGAGCGCGAACGACGAAACCTGGGCCGGCGCGGACCGCGACGCGGCGAACTGGATGTACGCGATCTACCGCAAGTACTTCCCCAAGCCGCTGCTCAACGAAGCCGAGACGAACCTCCTGGACCCGCCGGCCACAGTCACCGCCGACACACCGCGGTTGGACCTGTACGAGGACAACGTCGGCTACTTCCAGGCGCGCAAACAGGCCGGCAATGAGCTCTGGCTGTACAACTGCACGGTTCCGCGCGCCACGTACCTGAACCGGTTCCTGATGTCGTACCTGGCCAATACCCGGCTGACCCCGTTGCTGGCCTGGAAGACCGGTGCGGTCGGCTACCTGCACTGGGGCTGGAACTACTGGTACGACGGCACCAACACCCCGATCGACACCTTCGACGGCGCCCAGACCGGCGACAGCTTCCTAGTCCGGCCGAACAAGGCTGCCTACGATCTGTACGACAGCATCCGGAGTGAGGCGCAGCTGGACGGTATCGAGGACTTCGAGCTGTTCACTCAGCTGGCCGCCACCAAACCCCTGCTGGCGAAGGCACTGGCCAACTCACTGCTGACCAACTCCTTCACCTCGGACAAGTCCGGTGTCGCCGTGGACACCGTGCACCGGCAGGTACTGGACGCACTGGCTTCGGGCGGTGCGGATCAGGTCTATCCGTACGCCGATGACTTCTCCGGCGGGTCGCAGTCCTGGCGGCCGAAGGGTGGCAACTGGTCCGTCTCGGGCGGCGCACTGACCCAGACCGACACGTCCCGCTGGGACATCGTCGACGGCCTGAAAGCACGGGCGTACGGAGACGTGGCCGCGTCGGTCGACCTGCAGATCCGTGGCGTCAATGCAGACGGCGGCGACACGAACTGGGCCGGCATCGTCATCCGCAACCTGAACCCGACCGACTTCGGTAGCGGCTACCTGATTGCCCAGCGCAACAATGGCGAAGTCTTCGTGTATCGCAACGGAACAGCGCTCGGCAAGGCCCAGAACCCGAGCTACACCGCCGGCCAGGTCACCCGGCTGCGGGTGGTCGCGCGCGGCAGCAAGCTCAGCGTCTTCGCCGGCCGGACGCCGGTTCTGACGGTCACGGATCCGACGTTCACCGCCGGCGGCATCGGTCTCGCCAGCGGCGGCGTGAACGTTGCCTTCGACAACGTACGGATCAACCCGGACGTCAACCCGGCCGAAGGTTCCAAGGTGACCACGTCATCGTCCTACGAGCAGGACGGCTGGGGCGCCCAGGCCGCCATGGACGGGCAACGTACGTCGGACGCGGGATCGATGGGATGGACCAGCGACGTCGGCACCACCGCCCAGTTCGACCTCGACCTGGGCAAGGTGCGGTCGATCGGCCGCGTCGATCTGTATCCGCGGTCCGACGGCAGCAACACCGGCGCCGGCTTCCCGATCGACTACAAGGTGGAGGTGTCGGCGGACGGTTCGGCGTGGACGACCGTCGCGACCCGGACGAACCAGCCGCGGCCCAGCGGGGTACAGACAGTGCCATTCGCAGCGCGGGACGCCCGGTACGTACGTGTCACCGGGACGAAGTTGAGTCAGGACCCCGTCGGTGCGTCGCGGATGCAGTTCGCCGAGGTCGAGGTCGCGGGCGGCAACCTCGCGGCCGGACGGCCGGTCACGGCATCCACCTCATCGGAGTACCCGAATGAAGGCTGGCTGCGGTCCAACCTGACCGACGGCGCACGGCAGTCCAGGCTGTGGAACTCCATGGGCTGGACCAGCGAGTCAGTACCAGCCGGATCCGCGCAGTCCGTACGGGTGGACCTCGGCGGACCCAGTGTGGTGAGCAAGATCGACCTGTACGGCCGGACGGACGGTGCGAGCACCGGTCAGGGGTTCCCACTCGACTACACGGTCGAGACCTCTACAGACGGTACGAACTGGACACCGGTCGCCTCAGTCACCGGTGCACCACAGCCAGGAGCCGGTCCGGTGTCATACAGCTTCCCGGAGCGTACGGCGCGGTACGTGCAGGTACGCGGTACCCAGCTGCGCCCTGACGGTGAAGGTGGCTACCGGATGCAACTGTCGGAGCTGGAAGTGCGGTGA
- a CDS encoding nitroreductase family protein, with product MTYTLDLNPDELLTTTRTVRKRLDLERPVPMEVIRECLEIALQAPSGSNRQTWHWLVITDAEQRAAIGDYYRRAVEQYLAGPGAAGKLHVDDPERGPVQRRVGDSVAYLGERMGQVPVLVIPCLEARTLPAGNQSGLWGSILPAAWSYMLAARARGLGTAWTTLHMTYEQEISDLLGLPEQVRQSVLIPTAYTVGTNFKPAPRQPLDDVLHVNGW from the coding sequence GTGACCTACACTCTCGATCTGAATCCTGACGAGCTGCTGACGACGACGCGTACGGTGCGGAAGCGGCTGGATCTCGAGCGGCCGGTGCCGATGGAGGTGATCCGGGAGTGCCTGGAGATCGCTCTGCAGGCGCCGTCGGGCAGTAACAGGCAGACGTGGCACTGGCTGGTGATCACGGACGCCGAGCAGCGGGCGGCCATCGGCGACTACTACCGGCGCGCGGTCGAGCAGTACCTGGCCGGTCCGGGTGCCGCTGGGAAGCTGCATGTCGATGACCCGGAGCGTGGTCCGGTGCAGCGGCGGGTCGGGGACAGCGTGGCCTATCTGGGGGAGCGGATGGGCCAGGTGCCGGTGCTGGTTATTCCATGCCTTGAAGCGCGCACACTGCCTGCTGGGAACCAGTCCGGTCTGTGGGGCTCGATTCTCCCAGCAGCCTGGAGCTACATGCTTGCCGCGCGCGCACGTGGTCTCGGTACGGCGTGGACCACGCTGCACATGACGTACGAGCAGGAGATCAGTGACCTACTGGGTCTGCCGGAGCAGGTGCGGCAGTCGGTGTTGATCCCGACCGCGTACACGGTCGGGACCAACTTCAAGCCAGCACCGCGTCAGCCGCTTGACGACGTACTGCACGTCAACGGCTGGTGA
- a CDS encoding L-threonylcarbamoyladenylate synthase, protein MARYFDVHPDNPQRRAIGQVVDLLRDDGLIAYPTDSCYALGCQLGNRDGIDRIRTIRQLDDRHHFTLVCENFAQLGQFVHISNAVFRSIKAATPGSYTFILPATKEVPRRLLHPKKKTVGVRIPDHVVTQALVAELGEPLVSSTLLLPGHEEPMTQGWEIKEELDNQIDAVIEGEAGTEPTTVVDFSDDVPEVVRVGSGDPAPFE, encoded by the coding sequence ATGGCCAGGTACTTCGACGTCCATCCTGACAATCCACAGCGGCGGGCGATCGGTCAGGTGGTGGACCTGCTCCGCGACGACGGCTTGATCGCGTACCCGACCGACTCCTGCTACGCGCTCGGCTGTCAGCTCGGGAACCGGGACGGGATCGACCGGATCCGGACGATCCGGCAGCTGGACGACCGGCATCACTTCACCCTGGTGTGCGAGAACTTCGCGCAGCTCGGCCAGTTCGTGCATATCAGTAATGCGGTATTTCGATCGATAAAAGCTGCAACTCCGGGCAGTTATACGTTCATTTTGCCGGCCACCAAGGAGGTGCCGCGCCGATTGCTGCACCCGAAGAAGAAGACCGTCGGCGTACGCATTCCCGACCATGTGGTCACCCAGGCGCTGGTCGCGGAACTCGGCGAGCCGCTGGTCTCCAGCACGCTGCTGCTGCCCGGCCACGAGGAGCCGATGACGCAGGGCTGGGAGATCAAGGAAGAGCTGGACAACCAGATCGACGCGGTGATCGAAGGCGAGGCCGGCACCGAGCCGACCACCGTCGTCGACTTCTCCGACGACGTCCCAGAGGTGGTTCGCGTCGGCTCCGGCGACCCGGCGCCGTTCGAGTAG